Proteins encoded by one window of Salicibibacter halophilus:
- a CDS encoding ISL3 family transposase — protein MLTHYTMVHECKEVPFAIIHQEEIPFGYPNPGLYRYLQLLNEGTRCPDCGYWTTRVHEHHMKQVVAGAHNDTPIFDHFNHRRFICDACCRTFMEPLPWLKPYQRMSVIAKQSLIFATADRTFKSVGEAFDRSGQTIGVHARACHGEHPAISDRSTPALIGLDEISLAKGKGKYRLVMYDLSVPWRPQLFELHESRRKEAVMDLFNQLSQPEQVIAVAIDMWRPYQTAIKAALPQAIVVIDAFHVIQASTRALDDVRKSVQHVLTKEERVALKEDKDLFAERTEELTPEQQERLKHWETTSPTLAQAMRLHQKLRQLYQCHDLEEALDHLGAWEKEVIASSLEPFDDLLKTIWNWLPEILHRFHYRISNAKTEGKNNQLRTMNQQGFGYSLFSLQARMQVKEEKEAILKWRKYQARCEQRIHQEEYPPAT, from the coding sequence CTGAATGAAGGCACACGTTGTCCGGATTGTGGGTACTGGACAACCCGAGTGCATGAGCATCACATGAAGCAAGTGGTTGCAGGCGCTCACAACGATACACCGATCTTTGATCATTTCAACCATCGTCGATTTATATGTGATGCCTGTTGTCGTACGTTTATGGAGCCATTACCTTGGCTCAAACCATATCAACGAATGTCGGTGATAGCCAAGCAATCACTGATATTTGCAACGGCCGACCGTACCTTCAAATCGGTAGGAGAAGCCTTTGATCGCAGTGGTCAAACTATTGGGGTCCATGCACGCGCATGTCATGGGGAGCATCCAGCTATTTCGGATCGATCCACCCCCGCACTCATCGGCCTTGATGAAATCAGTTTGGCCAAAGGAAAAGGCAAGTATCGGTTGGTCATGTACGATCTCTCGGTACCATGGCGGCCCCAGTTATTCGAGTTACATGAAAGTCGTCGCAAAGAAGCTGTCATGGATCTTTTCAACCAATTGTCTCAACCTGAACAAGTGATTGCGGTTGCGATCGATATGTGGAGGCCTTATCAGACAGCGATTAAGGCCGCCCTCCCTCAAGCGATCGTGGTCATTGATGCCTTCCATGTCATCCAAGCTTCGACGCGTGCCTTGGACGATGTGCGAAAAAGCGTCCAACATGTTTTGACCAAAGAAGAACGGGTGGCATTAAAAGAAGACAAAGACTTGTTTGCTGAACGAACGGAAGAATTAACCCCGGAACAACAAGAACGTCTGAAGCATTGGGAGACAACATCACCGACGTTAGCTCAAGCCATGCGCCTGCATCAAAAACTTCGCCAATTGTATCAATGCCATGATCTGGAAGAAGCATTGGATCATTTAGGGGCGTGGGAAAAAGAGGTCATCGCCTCTTCCCTGGAGCCGTTCGATGATCTTCTCAAGACGATTTGGAATTGGTTGCCGGAAATTCTCCATCGGTTTCACTATCGTATATCCAACGCCAAAACCGAAGGGAAGAACAACCAACTCCGCACGATGAATCAACAAGGGTTTGGCTATTCGTTATTCTCTCTTCAAGCTCGGATGCAGGTGAAGGAAGAAAAAGAGGCGATCCTTAAATGGAGAAAATATCAAGCTCGGTGTGAACAAAGAATCCATCAAGAAGAATACCCACCGGCAACCTAA